In Blastocatellia bacterium, one DNA window encodes the following:
- a CDS encoding amidohydrolase, translating into MNPTILDAQEVSREARLAQAVEQLRERLVAWRRDFHMYPELSNREERTSRVVAEYLRQLGLEVQTGIARHGVVALLRGALPGPVVAYRADMDALPIEETIEVPYKSRNPGVKHACGHDAHTAIGLGVATVLSQMRDRLRGTVKFIFQPAEEGPPPGEEGGARLMIKEGVLENPRPQAIFGLHVDPRVDVGKIAYHIGPAMASADLIEITIRGKKVHGAYPHEGVDAIVIAAHAITALQVIRSRRVDTFQPFVLTLGSIHGGNRHNIITDEVKLQGTLRTLDEKVRAQVIQMMHQTLKGVTEALGGSYELKIEEGAIVTYNDPRLVEETLPTLRRVLGGENLVTTRPHMGAEDFSYYARVIPGFFFFLGVRNEAKGITAMIHTPEFDLDEDALPLGVKVAASILLDYLERQAASSAQ; encoded by the coding sequence ATGAATCCGACTATTTTGGACGCTCAAGAGGTCTCTCGGGAAGCTCGCCTCGCGCAGGCCGTTGAGCAATTGCGCGAGCGACTCGTCGCATGGCGGCGGGATTTTCACATGTATCCGGAGCTTTCGAATCGCGAGGAACGGACCTCACGGGTTGTGGCTGAATATCTTCGTCAGCTCGGCCTTGAGGTGCAAACTGGGATCGCCCGACACGGGGTCGTGGCTCTCCTAAGGGGAGCTTTGCCTGGTCCGGTCGTCGCCTATCGCGCGGACATGGATGCTTTGCCAATCGAGGAGACCATAGAAGTCCCCTATAAATCTCGGAATCCGGGAGTGAAGCATGCGTGCGGGCACGACGCGCACACTGCGATCGGGCTGGGCGTGGCGACTGTCCTCAGTCAGATGCGCGATCGTCTGCGGGGAACGGTGAAGTTCATCTTCCAGCCGGCGGAAGAAGGGCCTCCTCCAGGCGAGGAAGGGGGCGCGCGATTGATGATCAAGGAGGGAGTCCTGGAGAATCCGCGCCCGCAGGCGATCTTCGGTCTGCATGTTGATCCACGCGTGGACGTGGGGAAGATCGCCTATCACATCGGACCGGCCATGGCGTCAGCCGACCTCATCGAGATCACGATTCGAGGGAAGAAGGTGCATGGGGCGTATCCCCATGAGGGCGTGGATGCGATAGTCATCGCCGCTCATGCCATCACGGCGCTTCAAGTAATTCGCAGCCGGCGCGTGGATACGTTTCAGCCCTTTGTCCTCACGCTTGGAAGCATTCACGGAGGAAATCGGCACAACATCATCACGGACGAGGTGAAGCTGCAGGGGACGCTGCGCACGCTCGATGAGAAGGTCCGCGCCCAAGTGATTCAGATGATGCATCAAACCCTGAAGGGGGTGACCGAAGCACTGGGCGGATCATACGAACTGAAGATCGAAGAAGGCGCGATCGTGACCTACAATGATCCTCGTTTGGTCGAGGAGACGCTTCCAACGCTTCGACGGGTGCTCGGCGGGGAGAATCTCGTCACGACGCGTCCTCACATGGGGGCCGAGGATTTCAGCTACTACGCCCGTGTGATCCCTGGGTTCTTCTTCTTCCTCGGCGTGCGGAACGAGGCCAAGGGGATCACCGCGATGATTCATACGCCGGAATTCGATCTTGATGAGGATGCGCTCCCACTGGGCGTGAAGGTGGCGGCGAGCATCCTGCTCGATTATCTGGAGCGGCAGGCCGCCTCTTCTGCGCAATGA
- a CDS encoding AAA family ATPase, with translation MRPSAHILIGLPGSGKSTLARRLAEQHAPASIISSDEIRKHLYGDEAIQGEAARVFRLARSNLLAAVRAGRNVIYDATNVNPKFRRLTIRELRESGVRWIIGYWLDVPLPLCQERNRERDRVVPEAVLRRMLEELRRSPPTFHEGFDELVITGADVEICADLVGK, from the coding sequence ATGCGACCGAGCGCGCACATTTTAATCGGGCTTCCCGGCTCTGGCAAGAGCACGCTCGCGCGGCGCCTGGCCGAGCAGCATGCGCCAGCTTCGATCATCAGTTCCGATGAGATCCGCAAGCACCTTTACGGTGATGAAGCTATCCAGGGGGAAGCCGCGCGAGTGTTTCGTCTCGCGCGCTCGAATTTGCTGGCCGCCGTGCGCGCGGGACGCAATGTCATCTATGACGCTACGAACGTCAACCCGAAATTCCGCCGCCTGACGATCCGCGAGCTGCGCGAAAGCGGCGTTCGATGGATCATCGGCTACTGGCTCGATGTGCCGCTTCCCCTCTGTCAAGAGCGGAATCGCGAGCGCGATCGCGTGGTTCCCGAAGCCGTCCTGCGCCGCATGCTGGAGGAATTGCGTCGATCTCCTCCCACCTTCCATGAAGGATTCGATGAGTTGGTAATCACCGGAGCGGACGTCGAGATCTGCGCTGACCTCGTGGGGAAATGA
- the mgtE gene encoding magnesium transporter gives MAYQRKLDLAIESARKLARIGASTNLVNLLRKMRPADVAVIFGNLTDGERLFAFRSLLKQDGNFVASTLSEMPPEEAASLLAHLEPETIADLLQKIPVDDATQITSKLPPGLVERVLELMHVARSVDVVDQLQFEENTAGRIMNPHVFALHEDMTVGEAISTLQRKSDELEMVFYLYVVDDRHHLVGVVSLRQLLLNPPSTPLRKIMSTDVISVHTSTDQEEVARVVSKYDLMAVPVVDDENRLVGIVTVDDVIDVLQEELTEDYFRMVGSDAAELERRTPGEIARLRLPWLLMTVLIELIAGVVIHRFDDTLGTVILLASFMPVIQAISGNTGLQSATIVVRGLATGHISLKDWWRPVWRQLRTTLILGAILGPLIFLVGGFWHGWQRMAERGTWFDPVFGFVVGFSMFVAINLSGVVGTVIPMLSKRLGFDPALTAGPFETAFQDVASVTIMLGLATLLLQWMA, from the coding sequence ATGGCGTACCAGCGGAAACTCGACCTGGCCATCGAGTCGGCGCGCAAATTGGCGCGCATTGGGGCGAGTACTAACCTCGTGAATTTGCTCCGCAAGATGCGTCCAGCCGACGTCGCCGTCATCTTCGGGAACCTCACCGATGGGGAGCGACTCTTCGCCTTCCGCTCTCTGCTAAAGCAAGACGGGAATTTTGTAGCTTCGACCTTGAGCGAGATGCCGCCGGAGGAAGCGGCTTCGCTCCTCGCCCACTTGGAACCGGAGACGATCGCCGACCTCCTGCAGAAGATCCCCGTAGACGATGCGACGCAGATCACCTCCAAATTACCTCCGGGATTGGTCGAGCGCGTGCTCGAGCTGATGCATGTCGCCCGGTCGGTGGATGTCGTGGATCAGCTGCAGTTCGAGGAAAACACGGCCGGGCGCATCATGAATCCTCATGTCTTCGCGTTGCATGAGGACATGACCGTCGGCGAGGCCATCTCCACCTTGCAGCGCAAGAGCGACGAGCTGGAGATGGTCTTCTACCTCTACGTCGTGGACGATCGGCATCATCTCGTCGGAGTCGTGAGCCTGCGCCAACTGTTGCTCAATCCTCCGAGCACGCCTCTGCGCAAGATCATGTCCACGGACGTCATCAGTGTGCACACGAGCACGGATCAGGAGGAAGTCGCGCGCGTTGTCTCGAAGTACGATCTCATGGCTGTTCCCGTCGTGGATGACGAGAACCGGCTCGTGGGGATCGTAACTGTGGATGATGTGATTGATGTCCTTCAGGAGGAGCTGACCGAAGATTACTTCCGCATGGTCGGATCGGATGCCGCGGAGTTGGAGCGGCGGACGCCTGGGGAGATCGCCCGATTGCGCTTGCCATGGCTCCTCATGACGGTCCTCATTGAACTGATCGCTGGTGTCGTCATCCATCGGTTCGATGATACGCTGGGGACGGTCATTCTTCTGGCGTCGTTCATGCCGGTCATTCAAGCGATCTCGGGGAATACGGGACTGCAATCGGCGACGATCGTCGTGCGGGGATTGGCGACGGGACACATCAGCTTGAAAGATTGGTGGCGTCCGGTTTGGCGGCAGCTTCGGACGACGCTCATTTTAGGAGCGATCCTGGGTCCGCTCATCTTCCTCGTCGGTGGCTTCTGGCATGGGTGGCAACGCATGGCGGAGCGCGGCACATGGTTCGATCCCGTCTTTGGATTCGTCGTCGGCTTCTCGATGTTCGTCGCCATCAATCTCTCGGGAGTCGTGGGGACAGTGATCCCGATGCTCTCGAAACGTCTGGGCTTTGACCCCGCGTTGACGGCCGGTCCCTTCGAGACGGCGTTTCAGGACGTCGCGAGCGTGACCATCATGCTCGGGCTCGCGACGCTGCTCCTGCAGTGGATGGCATGA
- a CDS encoding MGMT family protein, translated as MYRLVRRIPRGRVASYGDIAALCRANVSARVVGWALAVCPPDVPWHRVVNRDGRLTIGRRALWLQQLQRDLLRAEGVAFLAEDQVAIEAYRWRPRRTVPSRRSRDRKIFASGDFR; from the coding sequence ATCTATCGTCTCGTGCGACGCATTCCGCGCGGGCGCGTGGCGTCTTACGGCGACATCGCGGCGCTCTGCCGGGCGAATGTCTCGGCGCGCGTGGTCGGATGGGCGCTCGCGGTTTGCCCTCCCGATGTTCCTTGGCATCGGGTGGTCAATCGCGATGGACGTTTGACTATTGGTCGGCGCGCGCTCTGGCTGCAGCAGCTTCAGCGCGATCTCCTGCGAGCTGAAGGTGTCGCGTTTCTCGCCGAGGATCAAGTGGCGATTGAGGCGTATCGGTGGCGACCGCGTCGTACGGTGCCCTCTCGTCGAAGCCGGGACAGAAAAATTTTCGCTTCCGGAGATTTCCGTTGA
- a CDS encoding FAD binding domain-containing protein, whose translation MLRLPPFRYYAPRSLDEALRILSDHGSEARIVAGGTDLYPKMKRRQIEPRVLISVQRIPELSRIAWTSREGVTLGAGVTLARLLAQEELATTYPALARACAAIAHPPIRSMGTIGGNLCIDTRCTYYDQTFFWREALGFCLKKDGTVCPVAPGGTRCWAVSSSDGAPVMIALGAVLRLIGPHGERTIAAEEFYRDDGIQYLAKAPQEILVEVTLPRQEGWRSTYWKLRRRGAIDFPVLGVAVAVRMESGECRDARIVLGAVGSCPKRIREAERILEGKRLEPDVIEAAAHTVSRVIRPLDNTDFLHLYRKRIASVFTRRALSEIAGAPLAEGVFEM comes from the coding sequence ATGCTCCGCCTTCCACCCTTTCGATATTACGCACCGCGGTCGCTTGATGAGGCGCTCCGGATCTTGAGCGATCATGGTTCGGAGGCGCGGATCGTCGCGGGAGGGACGGATCTCTATCCCAAGATGAAGCGGCGGCAGATCGAGCCGCGAGTCCTCATCAGTGTCCAACGCATTCCCGAGCTATCGCGCATAGCGTGGACATCGCGCGAGGGAGTGACGCTCGGAGCTGGCGTCACGCTCGCACGCCTGCTCGCCCAGGAGGAGCTCGCGACCACTTATCCGGCCCTCGCTCGCGCCTGCGCTGCGATCGCCCATCCGCCGATTCGCTCGATGGGGACGATCGGCGGTAATTTGTGCATTGACACGCGATGCACGTATTACGACCAGACCTTCTTCTGGCGTGAAGCGCTCGGGTTCTGTTTGAAGAAGGATGGAACGGTTTGTCCCGTCGCGCCAGGAGGGACGCGATGCTGGGCGGTCTCGTCATCTGATGGGGCCCCGGTGATGATCGCTCTGGGCGCCGTGCTTCGGCTCATTGGCCCGCATGGAGAACGGACGATCGCTGCTGAGGAGTTCTATCGCGATGATGGGATCCAATATTTGGCTAAAGCCCCCCAGGAGATCCTCGTTGAAGTGACGCTTCCGCGCCAGGAAGGATGGAGGAGCACGTATTGGAAGTTGCGCCGACGAGGCGCTATAGACTTCCCCGTTTTAGGCGTCGCTGTGGCCGTGCGGATGGAATCAGGGGAATGTCGAGACGCCAGAATTGTCCTCGGAGCCGTTGGATCATGTCCAAAAAGGATCCGCGAAGCTGAGCGCATTTTAGAGGGAAAGCGGCTTGAGCCGGACGTCATCGAAGCCGCCGCACACACGGTCTCTCGCGTGATCCGCCCGCTCGACAATACCGATTTTCTTCACCTCTATCGCAAGAGGATAGCCTCAGTTTTCACTCGACGGGCCTTGAGTGAAATCGCCGGTGCCCCCCTCGCTGAGGGAGTGTTCGAAATGTGA
- the glgB gene encoding 1,4-alpha-glucan branching protein GlgB, which yields MSTASPAEIELIVRAEHADPFHILGRHPVAREGESGFAIRAFLPEADTAFVIDARSGQVHPMERVHPDGFYEAVLWGETEPLPYRLRTVSGGEIREFLDPYSFPPVLTDFDLYLIGEGTHQRIYEKLGAHVREIEGVRGVHFAVWAPNARRVSVVGDFNAWDGRRHPMRVRGTSGVWELFIPDLPEGTLYKFEIKSQYGDVLLLKSDPYGFFFEPPPKTATIVFDLSRCRFADEAWMQERARRNALDAPMNIYEVHLGSWRRVPEEGHRPLTYREAAHQLAAYVKEMGYTHVELLPILEHPFDGSWGYQAVGYYAPTSRYGTPDDFAYFVNTLHEWGIGVILDWVPAHFPRDAHGLAFFDGTHLYEHADPRRGEHPDWGTLIFNYGRNEVRNFLLGSALFWLDRYHADGLRVDAVASMLYLDYSRRPGEWVPNIYGGNEDLEAIAFLRRFNEWVHALYPGAVTIAEESTAWPMVSRPTYLGGLGFTFKWNMGWMNDTLRYMAKDPIYRKYHHNDLTFSLMYAFSENYILPLSHDEVVHGKRSLIEKMPGDRWQKFANLRLLYGYMFGHPGKKLLFMGSEFGQWREWDVSSSLDWHLLEEEPHRQLHRYVRDLNHFYLAEPALYERDFEPEGFEWIDFRDWECSIIAFLRRARREAPFLIFICNFTPVPRLGYRVGVPEPGEYREVFNSDRPEYGGSGHGNPEPIRAEPIAWSDRPYSVRVTLPPLAVIVLKRD from the coding sequence ATGAGCACGGCATCGCCAGCAGAGATCGAATTGATCGTGCGGGCCGAACACGCCGATCCGTTTCACATCTTAGGCAGGCATCCAGTCGCGCGCGAAGGAGAATCAGGCTTCGCCATTCGCGCCTTCTTGCCAGAGGCCGACACAGCCTTCGTCATAGATGCTCGTTCGGGACAAGTGCATCCGATGGAACGTGTGCATCCGGATGGATTTTACGAAGCTGTCCTCTGGGGAGAGACGGAGCCTCTCCCGTATCGGCTTCGCACGGTGAGCGGAGGAGAAATCCGGGAATTCCTCGATCCATATAGCTTTCCTCCTGTGCTCACCGATTTCGATCTCTATCTCATCGGCGAGGGCACGCATCAACGCATTTATGAGAAACTCGGTGCGCACGTGCGCGAAATTGAGGGCGTGCGCGGCGTCCATTTCGCCGTTTGGGCACCGAACGCGCGACGTGTCAGTGTCGTCGGCGACTTCAATGCTTGGGATGGACGCCGGCATCCCATGCGGGTGCGAGGGACCAGTGGCGTGTGGGAACTCTTCATTCCCGACCTTCCGGAAGGCACGCTCTACAAGTTTGAGATCAAGTCGCAATATGGGGACGTGCTGCTTCTGAAAAGCGATCCCTACGGTTTCTTCTTCGAGCCTCCGCCCAAGACGGCGACGATCGTCTTCGATCTCTCGCGCTGTCGCTTCGCCGATGAAGCGTGGATGCAAGAGCGCGCGCGTCGGAATGCCCTGGATGCGCCGATGAACATCTATGAGGTGCATCTCGGTTCCTGGCGGCGTGTGCCCGAAGAGGGACATCGGCCGCTCACGTATCGAGAGGCCGCACATCAGTTGGCCGCGTATGTGAAGGAGATGGGGTACACGCACGTCGAGCTTTTGCCCATTTTGGAGCATCCGTTCGACGGATCATGGGGGTATCAGGCCGTCGGTTATTATGCGCCGACGAGTCGGTACGGGACGCCCGATGATTTCGCATATTTCGTGAACACGCTGCACGAGTGGGGAATCGGCGTGATCCTCGATTGGGTGCCCGCGCACTTTCCCAGGGATGCGCACGGGTTGGCTTTCTTCGATGGCACGCATTTGTACGAGCATGCCGATCCGCGTCGCGGGGAGCATCCGGATTGGGGGACGCTGATTTTCAACTATGGCCGGAACGAAGTGCGAAATTTCCTGCTCGGGAGCGCGCTCTTTTGGCTGGATCGCTATCATGCCGACGGGCTGCGCGTGGATGCCGTCGCTTCGATGCTGTATCTGGATTACTCGCGAAGACCGGGCGAATGGGTGCCCAATATCTATGGCGGGAACGAGGACCTGGAGGCAATCGCTTTTCTTCGACGATTCAACGAATGGGTGCACGCGCTGTATCCTGGCGCGGTGACGATCGCCGAAGAATCTACGGCCTGGCCCATGGTCTCGCGTCCGACGTATCTCGGCGGATTGGGCTTCACGTTCAAATGGAATATGGGGTGGATGAACGACACGCTGCGGTATATGGCCAAGGATCCGATCTATCGCAAGTATCACCACAACGATCTGACGTTCTCGCTCATGTATGCGTTCTCGGAGAACTATATCCTGCCGCTCTCGCACGATGAAGTGGTGCATGGGAAGCGCTCGCTCATAGAGAAGATGCCTGGCGATCGCTGGCAGAAGTTCGCGAATCTGCGGCTCCTCTACGGATACATGTTCGGTCATCCGGGCAAGAAGCTCCTCTTCATGGGGAGCGAGTTCGGACAGTGGCGCGAATGGGACGTCTCTTCGAGCCTCGATTGGCATTTGCTCGAAGAGGAGCCGCATCGCCAACTGCACCGGTACGTCCGCGACCTGAACCATTTTTATCTGGCCGAGCCAGCGCTCTACGAGCGCGATTTCGAGCCAGAGGGATTCGAGTGGATTGATTTTCGCGATTGGGAGTGTAGCATCATCGCCTTTTTGCGGCGCGCGCGTCGTGAGGCTCCGTTCCTCATCTTCATCTGCAATTTCACGCCGGTGCCGCGCCTGGGCTATCGCGTTGGCGTCCCGGAACCGGGCGAGTATCGGGAGGTCTTCAACAGCGATCGGCCAGAATATGGAGGGAGCGGCCATGGCAATCCCGAGCCGATTCGGGCCGAACCCATCGCCTGGTCCGATCGCCCGTACTCGGTTCGCGTAACGCTGCCTCCACTGGCGGTCATCGTCTTGAAGCGCGATTGA
- a CDS encoding enoyl-ACP reductase: MLEGKTGIIFGVANKRSIAWAIAQRFDEAGARLALTYQNERLGENVRELAATLRHPPLILPCDVTEEEQIEAVFQTLAREFQHLDFLIHSVAFAPREDLEGAFLHTSREGYRIAHEVSVYSLIAVARRAASLMAEHGGSIVTLTYLGSERVMPGYNIMGVAKAALESTVKYLAAELGPRGIRVNALSPGPIKTLAASGVPGFSRMLKHVAQTAPLRRNTDPAEVADAALFFVSSLSRGITGEILFVDGGYHIMGMAVADSASEA; the protein is encoded by the coding sequence ATGCTCGAAGGGAAGACGGGGATCATCTTCGGTGTCGCGAATAAGCGGAGCATCGCGTGGGCGATCGCCCAGCGCTTCGACGAAGCGGGCGCTCGGCTCGCGCTGACGTATCAAAATGAGCGGCTCGGAGAGAACGTGCGCGAACTGGCAGCAACCTTGCGGCATCCTCCGCTCATTCTCCCGTGCGATGTGACCGAGGAGGAGCAGATCGAGGCGGTCTTCCAAACACTCGCGCGTGAGTTTCAGCATCTCGATTTCCTCATTCACTCGGTCGCGTTCGCTCCGCGCGAGGATTTGGAAGGGGCATTCCTTCACACGTCGCGAGAGGGATATCGCATCGCCCATGAGGTCAGCGTCTATTCGCTCATCGCCGTGGCGCGTCGTGCGGCCTCGCTTATGGCGGAGCACGGGGGGAGCATCGTGACGCTCACCTATCTGGGGAGCGAGCGCGTGATGCCAGGCTACAACATCATGGGCGTGGCCAAGGCCGCGCTTGAGTCCACGGTAAAATATCTCGCTGCCGAACTTGGGCCGCGGGGGATTCGCGTCAACGCACTCTCGCCCGGTCCAATCAAGACGCTCGCTGCCAGCGGCGTTCCCGGTTTCTCCCGCATGCTGAAACACGTGGCGCAGACCGCCCCACTTCGGCGCAACACCGATCCAGCCGAAGTGGCTGATGCCGCCCTCTTCTTCGTGAGCTCGCTCTCACGCGGCATCACCGGCGAGATCCTCTTCGTTGATGGCGGCTATCACATCATGGGAATGGCTGTCGCCGATTCTGCGAGCGAGGCGTGA
- a CDS encoding VTT domain-containing protein, with protein MEEILLDLGLVGLFVIALLDSAMLPLAGGPDGVLVLLSMWNPTRVWLYTGAATIGSALGCLVLYTLTRRVGERMLSRLSPSRQEQLRQFLNQYGLLAIALAVFLPPPFPAKPTLVMAGILGIPRERFLMGVLLGRLTRYGLEGYLAARFGSAAMSLIKRASPWFLLGAAVLVVFLILLKKRRSPSANQNEA; from the coding sequence ATGGAAGAAATCCTGCTCGACCTCGGCTTGGTGGGCCTTTTTGTGATCGCGCTCCTCGATTCGGCGATGCTCCCGCTGGCCGGAGGTCCAGACGGCGTCTTGGTGCTTCTCTCCATGTGGAATCCCACACGGGTCTGGTTGTATACCGGAGCCGCGACGATCGGGTCCGCGCTCGGGTGTCTTGTCCTCTACACGCTCACGCGGCGAGTGGGCGAACGCATGCTCTCGCGCCTCTCTCCATCCCGTCAAGAGCAGCTCCGCCAATTCCTCAATCAATACGGTCTTCTGGCCATTGCCCTCGCTGTCTTCCTTCCTCCTCCATTTCCGGCAAAACCGACGCTCGTTATGGCTGGGATCTTGGGGATACCGCGCGAACGATTTCTCATGGGGGTCCTACTGGGACGCCTGACGCGTTATGGACTAGAGGGTTATCTGGCGGCGCGGTTCGGGTCGGCAGCGATGTCCCTTATCAAACGTGCTTCGCCGTGGTTTCTTCTGGGCGCGGCCGTTCTCGTGGTGTTCTTAATCCTCCTGAAGAAACGACGTTCCCCATCCGCCAATCAAAATGAAGCGTAG
- a CDS encoding dienelactone hydrolase family protein, with amino-acid sequence MAGQMVEFTANGKTASGYLSLPAEKGPGVVVIQEWWGLVDHIKDVCDRFAAAGYVALAPDLYHGQTTKSPDEAGKLMMALRIDEAEKELRGAIQYLLAHPSVEPKKVGTIGFCMGGALSLYAACENPQVSACVVFYGGHPNVKPKLEKLHAPVLGIYAERDQFVTPESVRQLEAQLKQLGKTVEFHIYPGVDHAFFNDTRPEVYNREAAEDAWRRTLEFFGKYLR; translated from the coding sequence ATGGCCGGACAAATGGTTGAATTCACGGCGAACGGGAAGACGGCGTCGGGGTATCTTTCGCTCCCTGCCGAGAAGGGTCCCGGCGTCGTTGTCATTCAAGAGTGGTGGGGGTTGGTGGATCACATCAAAGATGTCTGCGACCGCTTTGCGGCGGCCGGATACGTCGCTCTGGCTCCCGATCTGTATCATGGGCAGACGACGAAATCCCCCGATGAAGCGGGAAAGCTCATGATGGCGCTTCGAATTGATGAAGCCGAGAAAGAGCTGCGGGGAGCGATCCAATACCTGCTTGCTCATCCGTCGGTCGAACCGAAGAAGGTCGGCACGATCGGATTCTGCATGGGGGGAGCGCTCTCGCTCTACGCCGCGTGCGAGAACCCTCAGGTGAGCGCATGTGTTGTCTTCTACGGCGGGCATCCGAATGTGAAACCGAAGTTGGAGAAACTGCACGCGCCCGTGCTCGGCATCTATGCGGAGCGGGATCAATTCGTGACGCCGGAATCGGTGCGTCAATTGGAAGCGCAGTTGAAGCAGCTCGGGAAGACGGTCGAATTCCACATTTATCCGGGAGTGGACCACGCGTTTTTCAATGACACGCGACCGGAAGTGTACAACCGAGAGGCTGCGGAAGACGCCTGGCGGCGAACTTTGGAATTCTTCGGCAAATACTTGCGCTGA
- a CDS encoding VTT domain-containing protein — protein sequence MLDTFWDVLKDLLLGLGPAGMILIATLDSSLLSIPEINDVIVVTRVLHHPAEALYWPLLAATGSVLGCLLLYTLARVGGEAFLRQRFSPEKVRRVERLYAQYGAFVLLIPALCPPPAPFKIFVATAGALRYPRMKFILTILLARSARYYIEGALALIYGHAILRYMREHGVTIALGIGAITVIGYGIVRVLRRRAPLFVDDLPPSSAANPSSLDPEHRRA from the coding sequence GTGCTGGACACCTTTTGGGATGTTCTCAAGGATCTCCTCCTTGGACTGGGTCCGGCGGGGATGATCCTCATTGCCACGCTCGACTCCTCACTCCTCTCAATCCCAGAGATCAACGACGTGATTGTCGTCACGCGCGTCCTCCACCATCCGGCGGAAGCGCTTTATTGGCCGCTGCTCGCCGCCACGGGATCTGTCCTCGGGTGTCTCCTCCTCTACACGCTCGCTCGCGTGGGCGGCGAGGCGTTTCTGCGCCAGCGATTCTCGCCCGAGAAGGTGCGTCGCGTGGAGCGGCTTTACGCGCAATATGGAGCGTTCGTATTGCTCATCCCAGCGTTGTGTCCTCCACCAGCGCCCTTTAAGATCTTCGTCGCGACGGCTGGGGCGCTCCGATATCCGCGCATGAAGTTCATACTGACGATCTTGCTGGCGCGATCCGCGCGATATTACATCGAGGGGGCTCTCGCCTTGATCTACGGTCACGCCATCTTGCGATACATGCGCGAACATGGGGTCACGATCGCACTCGGAATCGGAGCGATCACGGTGATCGGCTATGGGATCGTGCGCGTGCTTCGGCGGCGCGCGCCGCTGTTCGTTGATGACTTGCCCCCCTCCTCGGCGGCGAATCCCTCTTCGCTGGATCCCGAGCATCGGCGCGCATGA